The following coding sequences are from one Streptococcus sp. NPS 308 window:
- a CDS encoding peptide chain release factor 3, whose protein sequence is MTIQEEIKKRRTFAIISHPDAGKTTITEQLLYFGGEIREAGTVKGKKTGTFAKSDWMDIEKQRGISVTSSVMQFDYDGKRVNILDTPGHEDFSEDTYRTLMAVDAAVMVVDSAKGIEAQTKKLFEVVKHRGIPVFTFMNKLDRDGREPLDLLQELEEVLGIASYPMNWPIGMGKAFEGLYDLYNQRLELYKGDERFASLEEGDKLFGSNPFYAQVKDDIELLQEAGNEFSEEAILAGELTPVFFGSALTNFGVQTFLETFLKFAPEPHGHKKTDGEIVDPYDKDFSGFVFKIQANMDPRHRDRIAFVRIVSGEFERGMSVNLPRTGKTAKLSNVTQFMAESRENVTNAVAGDIIGVYDTGTYQVGDTLTVGKNKFEFEPLPTFTPEIFMKVSAKNVMKQKSFHKGIEQLVQEGAIQLYKNYQTGEYMLGAVGQLQFEVFKHRMEGEYNAEVVMSPMGKKTVRWIKPEDLDERMSSSRNILAKDRFDQPVFLFENDFALRWFADKYPDVELEEKM, encoded by the coding sequence ATGACTATTCAAGAAGAAATAAAGAAACGCCGTACCTTTGCCATCATCTCCCACCCGGACGCCGGGAAAACAACTATCACTGAGCAATTGCTCTACTTTGGGGGCGAGATTCGTGAGGCTGGTACGGTTAAAGGAAAGAAAACAGGGACTTTTGCCAAGTCTGACTGGATGGATATTGAGAAACAACGTGGGATTTCTGTTACGTCATCTGTTATGCAGTTTGACTATGATGGCAAGCGCGTGAACATCCTCGACACACCAGGGCACGAGGACTTCTCAGAAGATACCTATCGTACCTTGATGGCGGTGGATGCTGCGGTCATGGTCGTGGACTCTGCCAAGGGTATCGAGGCCCAAACCAAGAAATTGTTTGAGGTTGTGAAGCACCGTGGCATTCCCGTCTTTACCTTTATGAACAAGCTGGACCGTGACGGTCGTGAGCCACTGGACCTCTTGCAAGAGCTAGAAGAAGTCCTAGGTATTGCGAGCTATCCTATGAACTGGCCAATCGGGATGGGGAAAGCCTTTGAAGGCTTGTACGACCTCTATAACCAACGTTTGGAACTTTATAAAGGGGATGAGCGTTTTGCCAGTCTGGAAGAAGGGGATAAGCTATTTGGAAGCAATCCTTTCTACGCTCAGGTTAAGGACGATATCGAACTGTTGCAAGAAGCAGGAAATGAATTTTCAGAAGAAGCTATTCTTGCAGGAGAACTGACTCCGGTCTTCTTCGGTTCAGCCCTCACTAACTTTGGGGTGCAGACCTTCCTTGAGACCTTCCTTAAGTTTGCTCCAGAACCACATGGTCACAAGAAAACAGATGGCGAAATTGTGGATCCTTATGATAAGGATTTCTCAGGATTTGTCTTTAAAATCCAAGCCAACATGGACCCTCGTCACCGTGACCGCATTGCCTTTGTCCGTATCGTATCAGGTGAGTTTGAGCGAGGGATGAGTGTCAATCTGCCTCGTACTGGGAAGACTGCCAAGCTTTCTAATGTCACCCAGTTTATGGCAGAAAGTCGTGAGAATGTGACCAATGCTGTTGCAGGTGATATCATCGGGGTTTACGATACCGGTACTTATCAGGTTGGAGACACCTTGACGGTTGGAAAAAACAAGTTTGAATTTGAACCCCTTCCAACCTTTACACCTGAGATTTTCATGAAAGTTTCTGCTAAGAACGTTATGAAACAAAAATCCTTCCACAAGGGTATCGAACAATTGGTGCAAGAAGGAGCCATTCAGCTTTATAAGAATTACCAAACAGGCGAGTACATGCTAGGTGCTGTCGGACAACTCCAGTTTGAAGTCTTTAAGCACCGTATGGAAGGCGAGTACAATGCCGAAGTGGTCATGAGCCCAATGGGTAAAAAGACCGTTCGCTGGATCAAGCCTGAGGACCTAGACGAACGCATGTCTTCTAGCCGCAATATCTTGGCAAAAGATCGTTTTGACCAACCTGTCTTCCTCTTTGAAAATGACTTTGCCCTTCGCTGGTTTGCAGACAAGTATCCAGACGTAGAGTTGGAAGAAAAAATGTGA
- a CDS encoding YwaF family protein — protein MFHQFITRSQTVPPPISLFWYGIMMLTLVLCIYGALVYHKNPKFVRWFKGIQILQLLALYSWYVGFGIPFSNSLPFYHCRLAMFAVVFLPDKWRSKQYFALLGASGAVFALVYPVFDPYDFPHITSFSFLIGHYALLVNSLLYLMNHYDKTLLKKYMIVAYTFILNLFLVGVNQVTGGNYGLLNKTPFIPDAPLWLKYLLVSVILSLALVLFDILFKKRWKKRNQVQSVL, from the coding sequence ATGTTCCATCAATTTATCACCAGATCTCAAACGGTTCCTCCTCCCATTTCGCTCTTTTGGTATGGGATCATGATGCTTACTTTAGTACTTTGTATTTATGGAGCGCTTGTTTATCACAAAAATCCGAAATTTGTCCGCTGGTTTAAGGGGATTCAGATCCTCCAGTTGCTAGCCCTATATAGTTGGTATGTTGGTTTTGGGATTCCATTTTCTAACAGCCTTCCATTTTACCATTGCCGTTTGGCTATGTTTGCGGTGGTTTTCTTGCCCGATAAATGGCGGAGCAAGCAATATTTTGCCCTCTTAGGAGCAAGTGGAGCGGTCTTTGCTTTGGTTTACCCTGTTTTTGACCCCTATGATTTTCCCCATATCACCAGTTTTTCATTTTTGATTGGGCACTATGCCCTTCTAGTGAATTCCTTGCTTTACTTGATGAATCACTATGACAAGACCTTGCTTAAGAAGTATATGATTGTAGCCTATACCTTCATTCTCAACCTCTTTCTAGTTGGGGTAAATCAGGTGACGGGTGGAAATTATGGTTTGTTAAACAAGACACCTTTTATTCCGGATGCCCCCTTGTGGCTAAAGTACCTTCTTGTGTCCGTCATCCTCTCACTAGCACTGGTTCTTTTTGATATCTTGTTCAAAAAACGGTGGAAAAAGAGAAATCAGGTGCAATCTGTGCTCTAG